One region of Emys orbicularis isolate rEmyOrb1 chromosome 4, rEmyOrb1.hap1, whole genome shotgun sequence genomic DNA includes:
- the SMIM29 gene encoding small integral membrane protein 29 has product MSNTTTPTSAGTSSDSLVGYVLVPFFLITVIGIVVVVMMYIQKKRRFDRLRHHLLPMYSYDPAEDLHETEQELLGDPDDTKVMRGWGGYQPHRTPLLDMKA; this is encoded by the exons ATGAGTAACACGACCACTCCCACCTCCGCCGGCACCTCCAGCGACTCCTTGGTAGGGTACGTCCTGGTGCCCTTCTTCCTCATCACCGTCATCGGCATCGTTGTGGTGGTG atGATGTACATTCAGAAGAAGAGGAG GTTTGACAGGTTACGTCACCACCTGTTACCGATGTACAGCTACGACCCCGCAGAGGACCTGCACGAGACTGaacaggagctgctgggggaTCCAGACGACACCAAG GTGATGCGAGGCTGGGGTGGATATCAGCCCCATCGGACTCCGCTCCTGGACATGAAAGCGTAA
- the HMGA1 gene encoding high mobility group protein HMG-I/HMG-Y, with the protein MSESSAKSSQPLASKQEEDVSEKRGRGRPRKKPQQEPSEAPTPKRPRGRPKGSKNKATSKGRKAAVTPGRKPRGRPKKSQKDEEEVNVSQESSEEEQ; encoded by the exons ATGAGTGAATCTAGTGCAAAATCCAGCCAGCCCTTGGCTTCCAAACAGGAGGAGGACGTGTCTGAGAAGAGAGGACGGGGACGACCCAGGAAGAAGCCTCAG CAGGAACCCAGCGAGGCACCAACCCCCAAGAGACCACGTGGCAGACCAAAGGGGAGCAAAAATAAGGCCACTTCTAAAGGCAGG AAAGCTGCAGTAACACCTGGGAGGAAACCTCGAGGCCGGCCCAAAAAATCG CAGAAGGACGAAGAGGAGGTGAACGTTTCGCAGGAGTCATCCGAAGAGGAGCAGTGA